The Phormidium yuhuli AB48 DNA window ACGAGGTCGACAGTGCCCTGGAAATTGACGGTGAAGACAAAGTCTCCCCCAAAGGCGTCAGCCAACCCATCTCCATTTATTCCGTCGTCGGCATCAGTGGCAAACATACCCTCAGCCTATCCCGAGATCACCTGCCCCTCCATGAACTGAACCCCGCCCTTCCCGTCTCCTTTACCCCCTTACAGGGCAAACAACTGAGCGATCGCAACTATCCCGCCCAACTGATTAAACTCTCACCCCAGGGCGCTCATCTCAGTTCACCCCATGGAGCAGATGTGTTAACGAACCTGAGATTAATCATCGATTTACCCGAATCCTTTGGAAAACGCTCGGAAGAGTTTTACGGCAAAGTCATCAAAGACGAGAGCGTCCCTCCCAACGGCTTCGCCATCCGCCTCACCGCCGTCCCCCTAGAACTCAAAGCCTATTTTAAGCAGCTTTACCAACCCAACTAACCCCACAACTCCCTACGCGCACCTCTCCTCCCACAGCTGCATCAGGGCTGGAGTCCCCGTAACCGTCACCTGCCGTCCGTCCCCCTCATAGCACACCTCCAAGGTCAAATAAGATGGGGGCAACTCCGGTAACCGTTCCGCCCATTCAATCACCATCAACCCAGGCTCGACTTCCAATCCCTCCCAGTACAACTGAGGCTGTAACCCCCACACCTCCGAGGACTCTAAACGATAGAGGTCCAGATGATAGAGGGGAATGCGACCATCATCATACTCATTAATGAGCGTAAAGGTGGGGCTGACAATGCGATCGCCAATCCCTAACCCCGCACCGATTCCTTGAACGAGAGTCGTTTTACCCGCCCCTAACTCCCCTTGCAGCAGTAACGTGGTCCCGGCGGGTAATCCCTGGCCGAGTTTTTCACCCAAGCGGTGGGTAGCGTCAGCATTGGCGAGAAACAGGCTTGTTGAGGTCATGGGAAGAAGGCAATAGGCATAACCCACCCCTAACCCCTCCCAGGAGGGGAAGGCAATAGGCAAGAGGGGGGAGGGGGAAGAAGGCAATAGGCATAACCCACCCCTAACCCCTCCCAGGAGGGGAAGGCAATAGGCAATAGGGGGGGAAGGCAATGGAACGATAAAAAGGGATTGGGTGATGGGTGGGGCAACTCAGTTACACTGGAGGGCAGAATTTTTCGTCGCTAGCATAGATTTGGCATGATGACCCGTCGCTCCTTTCTAATATCTCGTCTGTTGACCCTCGTTTTGCTGGGATTCACTGCGATGACTGGCCTTCTGGCTTCCCCCTCAACCGCTTGGGCCATGGGGGGAACCTTACCCCCGCTGAATCAAGTCGCTCCAGACTTCACCCTCCCCAGTAATAGCGGTGATGGGGAGATTTCTCTCTCCGACTATCGGGGACAATGGCTAGTCGTCTACTTCTACCCCGCCGATTTTACCCCTGGTTGTACCTTAGAAGCCCGCCGCTTTCAAGAGGATTTGCCCAAATACCTAGATCTCAACACCCAAATTTTAGGCATTAGTGCCGATGACGTAGATTCCCATCAAGACTTTTGTGACTCCGAAGGCCTGCGCTTTCCCCTATTATCCGATGTTGGGGGAGCCGTCAGTAAAGCCTATGGGTCCTGGATTTACTCCCGCTCCGTCCGCCATAGCTTTATCATTGACCCCGAGGGCATCCTGCGCGATCGCTTTGTCAAGGTGAACCCCTCGATTCACAGTCAGGACGTGCTGACTCGCCTCAAAGACTTACAAACCTCCTCCTAATCCACGTAATAGCCTTTCGGGGGAATCAGATAGGTTCTCCAGTCCG harbors:
- the tsaE gene encoding tRNA (adenosine(37)-N6)-threonylcarbamoyltransferase complex ATPase subunit type 1 TsaE — encoded protein: MTSTSLFLANADATHRLGEKLGQGLPAGTTLLLQGELGAGKTTLVQGIGAGLGIGDRIVSPTFTLINEYDDGRIPLYHLDLYRLESSEVWGLQPQLYWEGLEVEPGLMVIEWAERLPELPPSYLTLEVCYEGDGRQVTVTGTPALMQLWEERCA
- a CDS encoding peroxiredoxin, with the translated sequence MTGLLASPSTAWAMGGTLPPLNQVAPDFTLPSNSGDGEISLSDYRGQWLVVYFYPADFTPGCTLEARRFQEDLPKYLDLNTQILGISADDVDSHQDFCDSEGLRFPLLSDVGGAVSKAYGSWIYSRSVRHSFIIDPEGILRDRFVKVNPSIHSQDVLTRLKDLQTSS